A single window of Leptolyngbya ohadii IS1 DNA harbors:
- a CDS encoding YajQ family cyclic di-GMP-binding protein, with protein sequence MASTYSFDVVSDFDRQELVNAIDQAKREIDSRYDLKDTKTTLDLGAESITVNTDSDFTLQAVHTILNTKAAKRNLSLKIFDYGKTESAGGSRIRQEIKLKKGLSSELAKQISKLVRDEFKKVQPSIQGDSVRVSAKAKDDLQEVIQRLKQEDFPVALQFTNYR encoded by the coding sequence ATGGCTTCTACGTATTCCTTTGATGTGGTCAGCGATTTCGATCGCCAGGAACTCGTGAACGCGATCGATCAAGCCAAGCGGGAAATTGATTCTCGCTATGACCTGAAAGACACGAAAACGACCTTAGACCTGGGTGCAGAGTCGATCACGGTGAATACGGACAGCGACTTTACCCTTCAGGCAGTTCACACCATCCTCAACACGAAAGCGGCAAAGCGCAATCTGTCGCTGAAAATTTTTGACTACGGCAAAACGGAATCCGCCGGGGGCAGCCGGATACGGCAGGAAATTAAGCTGAAAAAGGGACTCAGCTCTGAGCTGGCAAAGCAAATTTCCAAGCTGGTTCGGGATGAGTTTAAGAAAGTGCAGCCGTCCATCCAGGGCGACTCGGTGCGCGTCTCTGCTAAGGCAAAGGACGATTTGCAGGAAGTGATTCAGCGGCTTAAGCAGGAAGATTTCCCAGTGGCGTTGCAGTTTACGAACTATCGCTGA
- a CDS encoding MAPEG family protein, producing the protein MTLLRTLLQDLPVRYTLLLCIAIAAVLVYLPFLLVAYGRLQAGYDMAKPRAVFDKLPDYAKRATWAHQNSFESFMLFAAAALMAVVTQVNSVWATAAAIGYIAARFLFSLFYILNIPILRSLMFGVGTLAIGTLMVQSLQQAAP; encoded by the coding sequence ATGACTTTGCTGCGAACTTTGCTGCAAGATCTGCCCGTACGCTACACGCTGTTGCTCTGCATTGCGATCGCGGCTGTGCTGGTCTACCTTCCATTTTTGCTGGTGGCATACGGTCGGCTTCAGGCAGGCTACGACATGGCAAAACCGCGTGCTGTCTTCGACAAATTGCCAGACTACGCCAAGCGAGCAACTTGGGCACATCAGAACTCGTTTGAATCATTTATGCTGTTTGCGGCGGCAGCGCTGATGGCGGTGGTGACTCAGGTAAATTCAGTCTGGGCAACCGCAGCGGCGATCGGTTATATTGCGGCACGGTTTCTCTTCTCACTGTTTTACATTCTGAATATCCCAATTTTGCGATCGCTGATGTTTGGGGTAGGAACGCTGGCGATTGGGACGCTCATGGTGCAGAGCTTGCAGCAGGCTGCTCCTTAA
- a CDS encoding DNA recombination-mediator protein A has protein sequence MSQSIDIPKVDEFLQELAAIQQTGSKRIALLGSRHVPITHQNLIELMSYALVLSGNHLLTSGATGTNSAAIRGAMRADPNLLTVILPQSLDKQPRESREQLEQVIHLVANPVNDHLSLAEASALCNQEIISRCQQLICFAFHDSTTLLKTCSDAEDQRKLVTLFYFD, from the coding sequence TTGAGTCAGTCTATCGATATCCCTAAAGTTGATGAGTTCTTGCAGGAGCTAGCCGCAATCCAGCAAACTGGCTCGAAGCGGATTGCATTACTCGGCTCTCGCCACGTTCCGATTACCCATCAGAATCTCATCGAGTTAATGAGCTATGCTCTCGTGCTGTCGGGCAATCATCTCCTGACATCCGGGGCAACGGGCACTAACTCTGCTGCCATTCGGGGAGCTATGCGGGCAGATCCCAATCTACTGACGGTTATCCTGCCTCAGAGCTTAGACAAGCAGCCGCGCGAATCGCGTGAACAGCTAGAACAGGTGATTCATCTGGTCGCCAATCCAGTCAACGATCATCTTTCTCTTGCGGAGGCAAGCGCCCTTTGCAACCAGGAAATTATTTCGCGCTGTCAGCAGCTGATCTGCTTTGCCTTTCACGACAGCACTACTCTGCTTAAAACGTGCAGCGACGCAGAAGATCAGCGCAAGCTGGTTACGCTGTTTTATTTTGACTAA
- a CDS encoding FHA domain-containing protein codes for MASLDQWTFYASQFLESEALTEEANALQEKLSLYQVFLKLYEHRRELLNDILRLERGELVLPNVKLPYVQGTILREPYLVTNLLTGKTEALFHADCRWTIGRHPLQATIGISDDRLSRVHAAIEYVAQQGFYLTDLNSLNGTFVNGEPVHQPILLQDGDRVRMGNLCFVFFLCNSTQVLASGFPSVEYSTPITYSPFSITASAECYVNHLHTVRLEPDQLPVTDARDAQEATFSLM; via the coding sequence ATGGCTAGCTTGGATCAGTGGACGTTTTACGCTTCGCAGTTTTTGGAATCTGAAGCGCTGACGGAAGAGGCGAATGCGCTACAGGAAAAGTTAAGTCTGTATCAGGTATTTCTCAAGCTGTACGAACACCGGAGAGAACTACTGAACGACATTCTTCGACTAGAAAGAGGTGAGCTGGTATTACCCAATGTCAAGCTGCCCTACGTACAGGGCACGATTCTTCGGGAACCTTACCTGGTGACAAACCTGCTGACGGGCAAAACAGAAGCCCTGTTTCACGCAGACTGTCGATGGACAATTGGCAGGCATCCGCTCCAGGCAACGATTGGCATTTCCGATGACCGGCTTTCCCGCGTCCATGCAGCAATCGAATATGTGGCACAGCAGGGATTTTATCTCACTGATCTGAACAGCCTTAATGGCACCTTTGTCAACGGGGAACCTGTGCATCAACCCATTCTGCTTCAAGACGGCGATCGCGTTCGGATGGGCAATCTCTGTTTTGTCTTCTTTTTGTGTAACTCAACTCAGGTTTTGGCATCCGGATTTCCCTCAGTCGAGTATTCTACCCCTATCACCTACAGCCCTTTCTCAATTACAGCTTCGGCGGAATGCTATGTGAACCATCTGCATACAGTACGGCTTGAGCCAGATCAGCTTCCCGTCACCGACGCACGCGACGCCCAGGAAGCCACATTCAGCCTGATGTAG
- a CDS encoding acetate--CoA ligase family protein, whose amino-acid sequence MVLNPSRGYSQEPQQEPHFDRGFDAADPKPVNARRSDAFDIFNFRHFEGPNPYLETAAFVFDFALSGYSEPLAIEDYLDELSQRYPHLHDEQYPSYAHLFARTAAEVNQLEMDLHLNRWSVTEQNGKTRIAIECLHARTCREVVYCVWDWFEAIRQDKPFSLDDSLELMQKLFRRSVYGGPTVYALLRTAHDQKIPAFYLWDEGLMQYGYGRKQVRGVATTFNQDSHLDSDFTTRKDDCKAFLETLGFPVPRGQVVRSLQEALRTADRIRYPVAVKPVTGHKGIGVTADVQDDQELEAAYERAVQAIEEGEPIRIIVETSISGRDYRLLCVNGRFVAATERQAASVKGDGSSTIGELINRENRSPLRADTPTSPMGKIQVDEAMHLYLEQQGLSMDSVIERDRTVYLRKVANLSAGGVSIDATHTVHPDNIILAQDIAQHFQLTCLGIDVIASDLATSWRQGNLSIIEINAAPGVYMHLRPSLGSSVDVTSPILETFFESSEDARIPTITFNRVSVAELQELIDHILLHHSNWTIGAVCQEGVFVNRSEKMMHSDYNTNLMSLMRNPRLDLLIAEYRGDVLEQQGMFYYGSNVVILDNPTESERMLSRDIFPDSIVVTREDSTISIHRNGLIEQYHLSPDEPFSRVFLKEVSAIL is encoded by the coding sequence ATGGTACTCAACCCAAGTCGGGGTTATAGTCAGGAACCTCAGCAAGAACCGCATTTCGATCGGGGCTTTGATGCTGCCGACCCCAAACCTGTGAATGCGCGTCGCAGCGATGCCTTTGATATCTTCAATTTCCGCCACTTTGAGGGACCGAATCCCTACCTGGAGACCGCTGCCTTTGTCTTCGATTTTGCCCTCAGTGGATACAGTGAACCGCTGGCGATCGAGGACTATCTAGATGAACTGAGTCAGCGGTATCCCCACCTGCACGATGAACAGTATCCTTCCTACGCCCATCTGTTTGCCCGAACCGCAGCAGAAGTGAACCAGCTTGAAATGGATTTGCACCTGAATCGCTGGTCGGTGACGGAGCAGAATGGCAAAACGCGGATTGCGATCGAATGTCTCCATGCCCGTACCTGTCGCGAAGTGGTGTATTGCGTTTGGGACTGGTTTGAGGCAATTCGGCAGGACAAGCCGTTTTCGCTGGACGATTCCCTGGAACTGATGCAGAAACTCTTCCGGCGATCGGTTTACGGCGGTCCCACGGTGTATGCGCTATTGCGAACGGCTCACGATCAGAAAATTCCCGCTTTCTATTTGTGGGATGAGGGGCTGATGCAGTACGGCTACGGTCGCAAGCAGGTGCGAGGAGTCGCAACTACTTTCAATCAGGACAGCCATCTGGATTCGGACTTCACCACACGCAAGGACGACTGTAAGGCATTCCTGGAAACCCTGGGATTTCCGGTGCCTCGCGGTCAGGTGGTGCGATCGCTGCAAGAGGCTCTCAGAACCGCCGATCGGATTCGCTACCCGGTTGCAGTGAAACCCGTGACTGGACACAAGGGCATCGGCGTCACGGCAGATGTACAGGACGATCAGGAACTCGAAGCCGCCTACGAACGGGCAGTTCAGGCGATCGAGGAAGGCGAACCCATCCGGATTATTGTGGAAACCAGCATTTCCGGGCGGGACTATCGGCTGCTGTGTGTCAATGGGCGATTCGTGGCGGCAACCGAGCGGCAGGCAGCATCGGTCAAGGGAGACGGATCTTCCACGATCGGCGAATTAATCAATCGGGAAAATCGATCGCCGCTGCGGGCAGATACCCCTACATCACCGATGGGCAAGATCCAGGTCGATGAAGCAATGCACCTGTATCTGGAGCAGCAGGGCTTATCGATGGACTCGGTGATTGAGCGCGATCGCACCGTGTATCTGCGGAAGGTGGCAAACCTGTCGGCGGGAGGAGTCAGTATTGACGCGACCCATACCGTTCATCCAGACAATATTATTCTGGCGCAGGACATTGCCCAGCATTTTCAGCTGACCTGTCTGGGAATTGACGTGATCGCCTCTGATCTGGCAACCTCATGGCGGCAGGGGAACCTCAGCATTATCGAAATCAACGCGGCTCCGGGGGTGTATATGCACCTGCGTCCGTCGCTCGGCTCCAGCGTGGATGTCACGTCGCCCATTCTGGAAACCTTCTTTGAATCCAGTGAAGATGCGCGAATTCCGACCATTACCTTTAACCGGGTTTCCGTCGCAGAGCTTCAGGAACTCATCGATCACATTCTGCTGCATCACTCCAACTGGACGATCGGTGCAGTCTGTCAGGAAGGCGTGTTCGTTAACCGCTCCGAGAAGATGATGCACTCGGACTACAACACGAATCTTATGAGCCTGATGCGAAATCCCCGTTTGGATCTGCTGATTGCGGAATACCGAGGCGATGTCCTGGAACAGCAGGGAATGTTTTACTACGGCAGCAATGTGGTGATTCTGGACAACCCAACCGAATCAGAGCGAATGCTGAGCCGTGATATCTTTCCGGATTCGATCGTCGTGACCCGTGAGGACAGCACCATCTCGATTCACCGCAATGGACTGATCGAACAGTATCATCTCAGTCCCGATGAGCCGTTTAGCCGAGTGTTCCTGAAGGAGGTTTCTGCCATTCTTTAA
- the purL gene encoding phosphoribosylformylglycinamidine synthase subunit PurL: MSDAPSIANAPFSLKEITSEGIKPEEYEEILRRLGRHPNRAELGMFGVMWSEHCCYKNSRPLLKNFPTTGDRILVGPGENAGVVDMGDGLHLAFKIESHNHPSAVEPFQGAATGVGGILRDIFTMGARPIAVLNSLRFGDLEDAKTRRLFSGVVSGISHYGNCVGVPTVGGEVYFDRAYSGNPLVNAMAIGLMETPEIVKSGANGIGNPVLYVGSTTGRDGMGGASFASAELTDESMDDRPAVQVGDPFLEKSLIEACLEAFKTGAVVAAQDMGAAGITCSTSEMAAKGGVGIELDLDKIPVRETGMVPYEYLLSESQERMLFVAHKGREQELIDIFHRWGLHAVVAGTVIAEPIVRILFKGETAAEIPATALADNTPIYHRELPPEPPQYAQTAWKWSESDLPPCTAEGITIDGKSLTWNDVLLTLLDTPSIASKRWVYRQYDHQVQNNTVLMPGGSDAAIVRLRPQLPTPHSPLPTPSKGVAATVDCNPRYVYLHPYEGAKMAVAEAARNLSCVGAEPLAVTDNLNFGSPEKPIGYWQLAEACRGLAEACKEFSTPVTGGNVSLYNETLDAEGNPQAIYPTPVVGMVGLVPDLTRIAGQGWQSAGDPAGLRAAVPDRIYLLGILPHSSLPTPHSLTLGGSEYLATLHQTIAGLPPVVDFDLECKVQAACRTGIQQGWVRSAHDCAEGGLAVALSECCIAGKRGADIEIASGSSVRWDHLLFAEGGARIIVSIAPDQVESWESYLKQHLDGYWQAIGQVNQTGGGLRVVTDDNLELINLPVEQISDRWNDAIERRLEQD, encoded by the coding sequence ATGTCTGACGCTCCTTCGATCGCTAATGCTCCTTTCTCTCTCAAAGAAATCACCTCGGAGGGGATCAAGCCCGAAGAATACGAGGAAATTCTGCGGCGGTTAGGGCGGCATCCCAATCGGGCAGAGCTGGGGATGTTTGGCGTGATGTGGTCGGAACACTGCTGCTACAAAAATTCCCGTCCGCTACTGAAGAATTTCCCGACGACAGGCGATCGGATTCTGGTCGGTCCCGGAGAAAACGCGGGCGTGGTGGACATGGGGGACGGGCTGCATCTGGCGTTTAAGATCGAGTCCCATAATCATCCCTCAGCCGTTGAACCGTTCCAAGGAGCTGCAACCGGAGTCGGCGGCATTTTGCGCGATATTTTCACGATGGGGGCACGTCCGATCGCCGTTTTGAATTCGCTGCGGTTTGGCGATCTGGAGGATGCGAAGACCCGCAGGCTGTTTAGCGGTGTGGTTTCGGGAATTTCCCATTACGGTAACTGCGTTGGGGTTCCCACAGTGGGCGGTGAAGTTTATTTCGATCGCGCCTATTCCGGTAATCCTTTGGTGAATGCGATGGCGATCGGCTTAATGGAAACGCCGGAGATCGTCAAATCGGGGGCAAATGGAATCGGCAATCCCGTGCTGTACGTGGGTTCTACGACGGGACGGGATGGCATGGGCGGCGCGAGTTTTGCCAGTGCAGAATTAACCGATGAATCGATGGACGATCGCCCTGCGGTACAGGTGGGTGATCCCTTCCTGGAAAAATCCCTGATTGAAGCCTGCCTGGAAGCGTTCAAAACTGGGGCAGTGGTTGCCGCGCAGGACATGGGAGCCGCCGGAATTACCTGCTCCACTTCGGAAATGGCAGCGAAGGGAGGCGTTGGGATTGAATTAGACCTGGATAAGATTCCGGTACGCGAAACGGGCATGGTTCCCTACGAATATCTGCTGTCCGAATCCCAGGAGCGGATGCTGTTTGTCGCCCACAAGGGACGCGAGCAGGAACTCATTGATATCTTCCACCGCTGGGGACTCCATGCCGTCGTTGCCGGAACCGTGATCGCAGAACCGATCGTCCGCATTCTGTTCAAAGGCGAAACCGCCGCCGAAATTCCCGCCACCGCCCTGGCAGACAACACCCCTATCTATCACCGGGAACTGCCGCCCGAACCGCCCCAGTACGCCCAAACCGCCTGGAAGTGGAGCGAATCTGACCTTCCCCCCTGCACCGCCGAAGGCATTACGATCGACGGCAAATCCCTCACCTGGAACGACGTTCTTCTGACCCTGCTTGACACTCCCTCGATCGCATCCAAACGCTGGGTTTATCGCCAGTACGATCACCAAGTCCAGAACAACACCGTCCTCATGCCCGGTGGATCTGATGCCGCGATCGTCCGCCTCCGCCCCCAACTCCCCACTCCCCACTCCCCACTTCCTACTCCCAGCAAAGGAGTCGCCGCCACCGTAGACTGCAACCCCCGCTACGTCTACCTCCATCCCTACGAAGGGGCAAAAATGGCAGTCGCCGAAGCAGCCCGAAACCTGAGCTGTGTGGGCGCAGAACCGCTAGCCGTCACCGATAACCTCAACTTTGGCAGTCCCGAAAAGCCGATCGGTTACTGGCAACTCGCAGAAGCCTGCCGGGGACTCGCAGAAGCCTGCAAAGAATTCAGCACCCCCGTCACGGGCGGCAACGTCTCCCTCTACAACGAAACCCTCGACGCCGAAGGCAATCCCCAGGCAATCTACCCCACTCCCGTCGTCGGCATGGTTGGACTCGTCCCCGACTTAACCCGCATCGCCGGACAGGGCTGGCAATCCGCAGGCGATCCCGCAGGGCTGCGGGCAGCGGTGCCCGATCGCATCTACCTCCTGGGCATCCTCCCCCACTCCTCACTCCCCACTCCCCACTCCCTCACCCTCGGCGGCTCCGAATACCTTGCAACCCTGCACCAAACGATCGCCGGACTTCCCCCCGTGGTCGATTTCGATCTGGAATGCAAGGTTCAAGCTGCCTGTCGAACCGGAATTCAGCAGGGCTGGGTGCGATCGGCGCATGACTGTGCGGAGGGTGGTCTGGCGGTGGCTTTGTCGGAGTGCTGTATTGCCGGAAAGCGTGGCGCGGATATTGAGATCGCTAGTGGTTCCTCCGTGCGCTGGGATCATCTGCTGTTTGCCGAAGGGGGAGCCAGAATTATTGTTTCGATCGCTCCCGATCAGGTGGAATCCTGGGAATCCTATCTGAAGCAGCACCTCGACGGATACTGGCAGGCGATCGGTCAGGTTAATCAAACTGGGGGAGGTTTGCGAGTAGTGACTGACGATAACCTAGAACTCATTAATCTCCCGGTTGAACAGATTAGCGATCGATGGAATGATGCGATCGAGCGTCGCCTAGAGCAGGATTGA
- the purF gene encoding amidophosphoribosyltransferase, with product MLPNSADHVDQPADQSTMASSSPDPRPDKPEEACGVFGIYAPGEDVAKLTYFGLYALQHRGQESAGIATFDGQQMRLHKDMGLVSQVFSEQILKTLPGYLAVGHTRYSTTGSSRVVNAQPAVVETRLGTLALAHNGNLVNTPQLHAELLQTDAKLQTTTDSEMIAHAMAEAVNESGDWVQGAIAAFKRCQGAFSLCIATPEGVIGARDPNGIRPLVIGTVETSDAGVRYVLASETCGLDIIGAEYVRDVEPGELVWITETGMSSTQWAPKNQRKLCIFEMIYFARPDSVMNEESLYTYRMRIGRQLAKESPADVDLVMGVPDSGIPAAIGFSQESGISYAEGLIKNRYVGRTFIQPTQTMRESGIRMKLNPLKDVLVGKRILIVDDSIVRGTTSRKIVKALRDAGATEVHMRISSPPVTHPCFYGIDTDSQDQLIAATKSVEEIREQIGVDTLAYLSWEGMLQCTGEDPASFCSACFTGNYPVDVPELVKRSKLILEKVPV from the coding sequence ATGCTGCCAAATTCTGCGGATCACGTTGATCAGCCCGCCGATCAGTCTACGATGGCATCGTCCAGCCCCGACCCCCGACCGGATAAGCCCGAAGAAGCCTGCGGCGTATTTGGCATTTATGCTCCCGGTGAAGATGTCGCGAAACTGACCTACTTCGGTTTGTATGCGCTTCAGCATCGCGGTCAGGAATCCGCAGGGATTGCTACCTTCGACGGACAGCAAATGCGCCTGCACAAAGATATGGGCTTGGTGTCCCAGGTGTTTAGCGAACAGATTTTGAAGACGTTGCCGGGCTATCTGGCAGTGGGGCACACCCGCTATTCCACCACGGGATCGAGCCGGGTGGTGAACGCGCAGCCTGCGGTGGTCGAAACTCGCCTGGGAACGCTGGCACTGGCACACAACGGCAATCTGGTGAATACGCCCCAACTCCACGCGGAACTGCTGCAAACTGACGCGAAATTGCAGACCACGACCGACTCCGAGATGATTGCCCATGCAATGGCGGAAGCGGTGAATGAATCGGGCGATTGGGTGCAGGGGGCGATCGCGGCTTTTAAGCGATGTCAGGGTGCGTTTAGCCTCTGTATTGCCACGCCGGAAGGGGTAATCGGGGCGCGTGATCCGAACGGCATTCGCCCGCTGGTGATTGGCACAGTCGAAACGTCGGATGCGGGTGTGCGTTACGTGCTGGCATCGGAAACTTGCGGACTGGATATCATCGGCGCGGAATACGTGAGGGACGTGGAACCAGGAGAACTGGTGTGGATCACGGAAACGGGCATGAGTTCGACCCAGTGGGCACCCAAGAATCAGCGGAAACTCTGCATCTTTGAAATGATCTACTTTGCGCGTCCGGATAGCGTGATGAACGAGGAAAGCCTCTACACCTACCGGATGCGGATTGGCAGACAGCTGGCAAAAGAATCTCCCGCCGATGTGGACTTGGTGATGGGCGTTCCCGATTCCGGCATTCCAGCAGCCATCGGCTTTTCGCAGGAGTCGGGCATTTCCTACGCGGAGGGTCTGATTAAAAATCGCTATGTGGGACGGACGTTCATTCAGCCGACGCAAACGATGCGAGAGTCCGGCATTCGGATGAAGCTGAACCCGCTAAAGGATGTGCTGGTCGGCAAACGAATCCTGATTGTGGATGATTCGATCGTCCGGGGAACCACCAGCCGCAAGATCGTCAAAGCATTGCGCGACGCGGGAGCGACTGAAGTTCACATGAGAATCTCCTCGCCGCCCGTCACCCATCCCTGCTTCTACGGCATCGACACCGATAGTCAGGATCAGCTCATCGCGGCAACCAAATCCGTCGAGGAAATCCGTGAGCAGATTGGGGTAGACACGCTGGCGTACCTGAGCTGGGAAGGAATGCTGCAATGCACAGGTGAAGATCCAGCGAGCTTCTGTTCCGCCTGCTTTACGGGCAACTATCCGGTCGATGTACCGGAACTGGTGAAGCGATCGAAGCTGATCCTGGAAAAAGTGCCTGTTTAA
- the adhP gene encoding alcohol dehydrogenase AdhP — translation MSKTMKAAVVHQFRQPLVLEEVPIPEPGPGQILMKVAASGVCHTDIHAADGDWPVKPTLPLIPGHEGVGYVAAVGAGVTHLKEGDRIGIPWLHRACGHCEYCLTGWETLCLEQQNTGYSVNGSYAEYALAPAAYSGRIPDSLDFVTAAPILCAGVTTYKGLKETEAKPGDWVVISGVGGLGHVAIQYAKAMGLHVVAVDIADDKLELAQQLGADFTVNAKYSDPAKVVQKEIGGAHGALVTAVSTIAFHQSLGMLRRHGTCSLVGLPPGDFLTPIFDVVLKRLTIRGSIVGTRQDLHEALCFAAEGKIKPTIELQPLEAINTVFDRLKKGQVEGRVVLNLEAE, via the coding sequence ATGTCTAAAACAATGAAAGCAGCAGTCGTACATCAGTTTAGGCAACCGCTGGTGCTTGAAGAAGTTCCGATTCCGGAGCCAGGACCAGGACAGATTTTAATGAAGGTGGCTGCAAGTGGGGTTTGCCATACGGATATTCATGCCGCCGATGGAGACTGGCCCGTTAAGCCAACCCTACCGCTAATTCCGGGGCATGAGGGAGTCGGGTATGTCGCAGCCGTGGGAGCAGGCGTAACCCATTTGAAGGAAGGCGATCGCATTGGAATTCCCTGGCTCCATCGTGCCTGCGGACACTGCGAATATTGCCTCACCGGATGGGAAACCCTCTGTCTAGAACAGCAGAATACTGGATACTCAGTGAACGGCAGCTATGCCGAATATGCCCTGGCTCCCGCAGCCTATTCAGGACGGATTCCCGACTCGCTCGATTTTGTAACGGCTGCCCCGATTCTTTGCGCGGGAGTGACGACCTACAAGGGCTTGAAGGAAACAGAAGCAAAGCCTGGGGACTGGGTGGTGATTTCCGGTGTGGGCGGATTAGGTCATGTGGCGATTCAGTACGCGAAGGCGATGGGCTTGCACGTAGTCGCGGTTGATATTGCCGATGACAAACTGGAGTTAGCCCAACAGCTCGGCGCAGATTTTACCGTCAACGCGAAGTACAGCGATCCGGCGAAGGTGGTGCAGAAAGAAATTGGCGGCGCTCACGGGGCATTGGTGACAGCCGTTTCCACGATCGCCTTTCATCAGTCCCTTGGAATGCTGCGGAGACATGGAACCTGCTCTCTCGTCGGACTGCCGCCCGGAGATTTTCTAACTCCGATTTTTGATGTCGTGCTGAAGCGACTCACCATTCGCGGCTCGATCGTGGGCACCCGGCAGGATTTACACGAAGCACTTTGCTTTGCAGCGGAAGGCAAGATCAAACCGACGATCGAACTCCAGCCGCTAGAAGCGATTAACACGGTGTTCGATCGTCTGAAGAAGGGACAGGTTGAGGGTCGAGTGGTTTTAAACCTGGAGGCTGAGTAA
- a CDS encoding aldo/keto reductase, whose amino-acid sequence MTLNRYYTLGRSGLRVSRLALGTMTFGTEWGWGADRETAHQLFNAYVDEGGNFVDTADLYTNGTSEIWLGRFIAERSLRDRIILATKFSYNAEPGNPNAGGNGRKNILRAIEGSLKRLGTDYIDLYILHTWDCVTPAEEVMRTLDDLVRSGKVRHVGLSDVPAWYASRAQTLAEWRGYEPIATLQLEYSLVERNIEREFISLGTELGMGVMVWSPLASGLLSGKYKPSQGGSFGEGRLETTKSIQNPAFQKFSDRNWQIVAELERVAQELGRSMAQVAVNWTVNRPGVSSVIVGATKLSQLEDNMRSLDFEIPAELMQRLDEVSRPEPQFPYSFFGSEIQGMIHGGTTVGQKPAGYYPNVLFESGGAGVS is encoded by the coding sequence ATGACACTAAACCGCTATTACACATTAGGACGATCGGGTTTACGAGTCAGCCGTCTGGCGTTGGGTACGATGACCTTTGGAACCGAATGGGGATGGGGAGCCGATCGCGAAACCGCACATCAGCTATTTAACGCTTATGTGGATGAGGGTGGGAACTTTGTAGATACGGCGGATTTATACACTAATGGAACCAGCGAGATATGGTTGGGGAGATTTATTGCAGAACGCAGTTTACGCGATCGCATCATCCTTGCCACTAAGTTTTCCTATAATGCGGAACCCGGAAATCCCAATGCCGGTGGGAATGGACGCAAGAATATCCTACGAGCGATCGAAGGATCACTGAAGCGATTAGGTACAGACTACATCGATCTCTATATTCTGCATACCTGGGACTGTGTGACTCCGGCGGAAGAAGTAATGCGAACCCTGGATGATCTGGTGCGATCGGGTAAGGTGCGTCATGTAGGGTTAAGCGATGTGCCTGCCTGGTATGCCTCACGGGCGCAGACGTTAGCGGAGTGGCGCGGCTATGAACCCATTGCGACGCTTCAGCTGGAGTATTCGCTGGTCGAACGCAATATTGAGCGGGAATTCATTTCGCTGGGGACGGAGTTGGGCATGGGTGTCATGGTCTGGAGTCCGTTGGCGAGTGGGCTTCTCAGCGGTAAATACAAGCCGAGTCAGGGCGGATCGTTTGGTGAGGGACGGCTGGAAACGACAAAGAGCATTCAGAATCCGGCATTTCAGAAGTTTAGCGATCGCAACTGGCAAATTGTGGCGGAACTGGAGCGGGTAGCACAAGAACTGGGTCGCAGCATGGCGCAGGTGGCGGTGAACTGGACTGTTAATCGTCCGGGGGTGAGTTCGGTAATTGTGGGAGCCACGAAGCTGTCTCAGCTAGAGGACAATATGCGATCGCTCGATTTTGAAATCCCGGCGGAGCTAATGCAGCGACTCGATGAGGTCAGCCGTCCAGAACCGCAGTTTCCCTATAGTTTCTTCGGGTCTGAGATTCAGGGCATGATCCACGGCGGCACAACGGTTGGTCAGAAACCCGCAGGCTATTACCCCAATGTTTTGTTTGAGTCTGGCGGCGCAGGCGTTTCCTGA